The genomic window AGCGGTGGCAAGGCACACGACGTCGCCAGCAAGAAGCCGAACAAGCTCGGGCTTTACGACATGAGCGGCAATTCCTGGGAATGGGTGTACGACTGGCTCGTGGGTTATACTGCAGGCGACAAAGTCAACCCGGTTCAGCTCACAGGTTCTGGCAACAAGACGCGACGTGGCGGCAGTTACGGCGAACCCGCCGAATTCGCTCGGGTGAGCCGCCGGGCCATCCGTAGCCGCGATGGCGCCGCCGACATGGGATTTAGGCTAGGGGCCTCTACCGAACTTCCGCCGGGAATGATCAGCGCCTGCGAAGCGGCGAACCCGAGCGACGCGGTTTGTGCCGGAGACAAAAACCGCGACTGCCGCCTCATTACCGCAGCAGACGAAGCCTGGATCAGCGACGACTACACCGTTGTCATCGGCGAAGACGGAATTGCAGCCGTTTCAGGATTCCCGAACGTTTCCGGCCAATGGTACACGCTCAACAACCGCAGCTTTAACGTGGTCACAAAAACCGGAACCAAAACGTACGCTTACTATGTGTTCAGCCAAGATGAACTCACCATGATTAGTGACGACGGCATTCCTTACCGACTATACCGCCGTGTTGCAAGTGAAGCTAAGAACAAGGTAAGCCTTACGACCGTAAGCAACCCGAAAACACTGGAACAGTTGATCGCAGCCGTTGAGCCCGAGCGCTTCGTGACAGACGAACAGCTCGCCCACCCCGACACAAGCGTGCGCGACCCGCGTATTGCCGCTGCTAGCGGATACACCTGGTTCTTTGACGGGCGCTGTTGCGGAGGCAACCACAAGTACCGTTTCCATCTCGACAAGAGCGGCGACGCCGAATTCGTGGTAATGGACTACGACGACACTCATCACGAAAATATTCTTGCAAAAGGTCGCTGGTTCACCGTAGGCAACATCGGGCTACACATCGTGCTGAACGGGAAATACTTCAATTACCTCTACACCGTTGGCGAACGAACCATGAGCTACAGCGAATATATGCCTGCAGGCCCCATTTTCTGCCACATTTCATTCCAAAGCTACGAACGAGGTGACTTCCGCATATTCAACAAGACCCTTTACGACGACAAAGTCAAACGTCCCCGCGGCTTCAACGGCGAAAATCCCGTTTACGAAGCCGGAGATTATCAGTGGGGGTCATAATGCGCACGCACCTTTTCATCTTTGCCACAGCATGCATTGCAGCACTCACGGCATGTAACGACAAAGTATCTAATCCCGATATTGAATCAAGCTCGTCCGACCAAGCCTCCAATCACTCCTGGATACCCGTGTCGTCGTCCGAGCAAGATTCCCCGGAATGGTCGTCTTCGGCAACGCCTTCTCTGGCAATGTCATCCTC from Fibrobacter sp. UWT2 includes these protein-coding regions:
- a CDS encoding SUMF1/EgtB/PvdO family nonheme iron enzyme — translated: MHKFSSGVIAVTFIAGMFGGCSESPESGLTPPTEGDSSATNFPDSSNADSPQEISSETAFSAADTHSSSGLTETSSSDVFFVSSSSSGELAVPPGSSSGTGFSYIAPANFSDTVNGVLFDMIHVPGGSYTRGCDNCAEQDKIYETPAHKVTVSDYFAAKTEVTVSQWNAVMGGKKNAWESGNAPKIGVSWFDANNFACKLGQLTGRQYRLLTDAEWEFAARGGKDGIADSFKFSGGNAIDDVAWYSENSGGKAHDVASKKPNKLGLYDMSGNSWEWVYDWLVGYTAGDKVNPVQLTGSGNKTRRGGSYGEPAEFARVSRRAIRSRDGAADMGFRLGASTELPPGMISACEAANPSDAVCAGDKNRDCRLITAADEAWISDDYTVVIGEDGIAAVSGFPNVSGQWYTLNNRSFNVVTKTGTKTYAYYVFSQDELTMISDDGIPYRLYRRVASEAKNKVSLTTVSNPKTLEQLIAAVEPERFVTDEQLAHPDTSVRDPRIAAASGYTWFFDGRCCGGNHKYRFHLDKSGDAEFVVMDYDDTHHENILAKGRWFTVGNIGLHIVLNGKYFNYLYTVGERTMSYSEYMPAGPIFCHISFQSYERGDFRIFNKTLYDDKVKRPRGFNGENPVYEAGDYQWGS